The Kribbella shirazensis genomic interval GGCTGATGGGGACCATCCCCGGGTTCGTCCTGTTCGAGACCACGCTGACGCTGCCGTTCTCGATCTTCCTGTACGCCGGGTACATCATGACGATCCCGGCGAGCCTGGACGAGGCGGCGGCCGTCGACGGGGCCGGTCAGCACCGGGTGTTCTGGTCGATCGTGTTCCCGCTGATGAAGCCGGCCGTGGTGACGATGGTCATCCTGAACACGTTCTCGGTCTGGAACGACTTCGTGAACCCGCAGATCATCCTCGGCCCGGGCAGCGGTCTCTACACCGTGACGACCGGTGTGTACGCCGCGGTGAGCCAGTACTCCACCGACTACACGGTGGTCTTCCCGACGCTGCTGCTCGCGGTGGCTCCGTTGCTGGTGGTCTTCGTGCTGCTCCAGCGGCACGTGATCAGCGGCCTGACCGCGGGGGCGACCAAGGGATGAGCCAGCAGATGCAGCCGATCATTGCCGACATCCCGGTCGGCGCACCGCCGGCCTGGGCGATCATGCAGCGCCGCCTGTTCGACGTGATGGACGAGGGCTGGTGGCTGTTCCGCGAGCGCTACTGCCTGCCCGACGGCGGCCTGCGGTACGCCGGCCCGATGCAGAGCCGCGACGGTGCGGACGACTTCTACGAAGCCTTCGTGAACTGGCCGGTGCTGTACCAGCTCGGCGGCGCGGACGACCTGATCGACGTGTCGAAGTG includes:
- a CDS encoding ABC transporter permease subunit, coding for MATVQLRPLRTKGWGRIAFLVLTSVLMLVPMYLLIVSAFKSQQDILTHPFSLSPDQLTTEYLRKAATNPDFNILKGYAVTILFVVSVNVLSVALAGPVSYVIARRSERRYRMLLLLFVAGTFIPSQVLVIPVVYTLKFLGLMGTIPGFVLFETTLTLPFSIFLYAGYIMTIPASLDEAAAVDGAGQHRVFWSIVFPLMKPAVVTMVILNTFSVWNDFVNPQIILGPGSGLYTVTTGVYAAVSQYSTDYTVVFPTLLLAVAPLLVVFVLLQRHVISGLTAGATKG